The following proteins are co-located in the Apium graveolens cultivar Ventura chromosome 5, ASM990537v1, whole genome shotgun sequence genome:
- the LOC141724600 gene encoding dolichyl-diphosphooligosaccharide--protein glycosyltransferase subunit STT3A-like, with protein MEDSSLRYAFGNVLCFFILLLIGLLAFSIRLFSVIKYESVIHEFDPYFNYRVTQFLTKNGIYDFWNWFDDRTWYPLGRVIGGTVYPGLTLTAGTLWWILNSLNIPLSVETVCVFTAPIFSAFAAWATYYLTKEVKGTGAGLAAAALLAMVPSYISRSVAGSYDNEAVAIFALIFTFYLYVKTLNTGSLFYATLNAIAYFYMVCSWGGYTFIINLIPMHALLCIVTGRYSSQLYIAYCPLVVLGTLLAALVPVVGFNAVLTSEHFASFLVFIIIHVVALAYYIKGILSPKMFKVAVTLVVSVGLVVCCAVVAVLVALVASSPTKGWSGRSLSLLDPTYASKYIPIIASVSEHQPPTWPSYFMDINVLAFLVPAGIVACFLPLSDASSFVILYIVTSVYFSGVMVRLMLVLAPAACIMSGIALSEAFTVFTRSIKFQFPGISQSHQIDAGDTSSEPSGDVIQNVVKTDKIDEPVKEWPSRRNKKKEKENVEKTSKPSIKSKIEKRLMVLPLETSIISLCLLVLLGAFYVIHCVWAAAEAYSAPSIVLTSHTPGGLHVFDDFREAYAWLSHNTDVDDKVASWWDYGYQTTAMANRTVIVDNNTWNNTHIATVGTAMSSPEKAAWEIFNSLDVKYVLVVFGGLVGYPSDDINKFLWMVRIGGGVFPHIKEPDYLRDGQYRIDSEATPTMLNCLMYKLSYYRFVETDGGKGFDRVRRTEIGKKYFKLTHFEEVFTTHHWMVRIYKLKSPRNRIRSKTKKSKSKSSSSTNLKRSGTRKKNPWH; from the exons ATGGAGGACTCTTCTCTACGTTACGCATTTGGCAATGTCTTGTGTTTCTTCATTCTCCTTCTCATCGGCCTTCTCGCTTTCTCCATCCGTCTTTTCTCG GTCATTAAATACGAGAGTGTTATTCACGAGTTTGATCCTTATTTCAATTACAGAGTCACTCAG TTTCTCACAAAGAACGGAATATATGACTTCTGGAACTGGTTTGATGATCGGACCTG GTATCCTCTAGGTCGTGTAATTGGTGGAACTGTTTACCCTGGATTAACATTAACAGCTGGAACTCTATGGTG GATATTAAATTCTTTGAATATTCCATTATCTGTGGAGACTGTTTGTGTCTTCACTGCTCCCATATTCTCTGCTTTTGCTGCCTGGGCAACCTACTATTTGACAAAG GAGGTCAAGGGCACAGGCGCAGGACTCGCCGCAGCAGCTCTATTGGCCATG GTTCCATCGTATATATCTCGATCTGTTGCTGGAAGCTATGACAATGAAGCTGTAGCTATATTTGCCCTTATCTTCACTTTCTATCTTTATGTAAAG ACCTTGAATACGGGATCACTTTTCTATGCAACTTTAAATGCAATAGCTTACTTCTACATG GTCTGTTCTTGGGGAGGATACACCTTCATTATTAACCTGATTCCAATGCATGCGCTTCTTTGCATCGTGACGGGTCGTTATTCTTCTCAGCTATACATAGCATATTGTCCACTT GTTGTTTTAGGAACATTGCTAGCTGCATTGGTTCCTGTTGTTGGTTTCAATGCTGTCCTGACGTCAGAGCATTTTGCATCATTTTTG gtttttattattatccATGTGGTGGCACTAGCATATTATATCAAAGGAATTCTCTCCCCAAAGATGTTCAAAGTTGCAGTTACCCTTGTTGTATCAGTTGGGCT GGTTGTTTGTTGTGCTGTGGTAGCTGTACTTGTTGCCCTGGTAGCTTCCAGTCCTACAAAAGGATGGAGTGGACGAAGTTTAAGCTTGCTTGATCC AACTTATGCAAGCAAGTACATACCAATCATTGCCAGTGTTAGTGAACATCAGCCACCTACTTGGCCTTCTTACTTTATGGACATTAATGTTCTAGCATTCTTGGTTCCAGCAGGCATTGTC GCATGCTTTTTGCCGCTATCTGATGCAAGCTCTTTTGTGATCCTCTACATTGTGACATCAGTGTATTTCTCTGGTGTTATG GTGCGATTAATGCTTGTACTTGCTCCCGCAGCATGTATAATGTCTGGAATTGCTCTTTCTGAAGCTTTCACTGTTTTTACGCGTTCGATCAAATTTCAGTTTCCCGGTATATCACAGAGTCACCAGATTGAT GCAGGAGATACTAGTTCAGAACCGTCTGGTGATGTTATCCAAAATGTTGTAAAAACTGATAAAATTGACGAGCCAGTAAAGGAATGGCCTTCAAGGAGGAACAAAAAGAAGGAGAAGGAGAATGTGGAAAAAACTTCTAAGCCTTCTATTAAGTCAAAGATTGAGAAGAGGCTTATGGTTTTACCTCTGGAGACATCTATAATTTCTCTTTGTTTGCTGGTGTTGCTGGGTGCTTTCTATGTT ATTCACTGTGTCTGGGCAGCAGCAGAAGCGTATTCAGCACCTTCTATTGTGCTAACGTCTCATACACCTGGTGGTCTTCACGTGTTTGATGATTTTAGGGAGGCTTATGCATGGCTAAGCCACAATACAGATGTGGACGATAAA GTTGCATCTTGGTGGGATTACGGTTATCAAACTACTGCTATGGCTAATCGAACTGTTATTGTTGATAATAACACCTGGAACAACACACATATTGCGACTGTTGGGACTGCCATGTCATCTCCTGAAAAGGCAGCTTGGGAAATTTTCAACTCTTTGGATGTAAAATATGTTCTTGTTGTCTTTGGAG GACTTGTTGGCTATCCTAGTGATGATATAAATAAGTTCCTGTGGATGGTTCGTATAGGAGGAGGTGTTTTTCCCCATATCAAGGAACCTGACTATCTG AGAGATGGCCAGTACCGGATCGACTCCGAGGCGACTCCCACCATGTTAAATTGTCTCATGTACAAACTATCATATTATAG GTTTGTGGAGACAGATGGTGGTAAAGGGTTTGACAGAGTAAGGCGGACTGAAATCGGAAAGAAGTATTTCAAACTAACCCATTTCGAGGAG